A genomic segment from Nicotiana sylvestris chromosome 1, ASM39365v2, whole genome shotgun sequence encodes:
- the LOC104236221 gene encoding uncharacterized protein isoform X6, translating to MLGISYGELFLLLGATAALIGPKDLPIIARTAGRFAGRSIGYVQLARGQFESVMQQSQARQVHKELQDTIAQLEAIRHEIRTISFMNPGPMTSRLVDSTNTAAANNAENTIDEKGPQISEKENILATITPEVLLFLSLLFSLSFASFSNGKIYVINNYQDYSSRKPLTDMHSQAAAYARLAETTPLKSISIDKECLSELTDDSGSIIVLPVSAESAGLLPKRKVKWMI from the exons ATGTTGGGAATTTCATACGGAGAGCTATTTCTCTTGCTTGGCGCTACTGCTGCTCTTATTG GACCTAAAGATTTGCCAATCATAGCAAGAACAGCTGGCAGATTTGCTGGGCGTTCCATTGGTTATGTTCAATTGGCCCGTGGTCAATTTGAAAGTGTTATGCAGCAGTCTCAAGCTCGTCAG GTGCATAAGGAACTGCAAGATACCATTGCTCAACTGGAAGCCATACGTCATGAAATTCGAACTATCTCTTTTATGAATCCTGGTCCAATGACATCGAGGCTAGTAGACAGCACCAACACAGCAGCTGCAAATAACGCTG AGAACACCATAGATGAAAAGGGACCTCAAATATCCGAGAAAGAGAACATATTAGCAACTATCACACCTGAGGTTTTGTTGTTTCTCTCACTATTATTTTCATTATCTTTTGCTTCCTTTTCAAATGGAAAGATTTATGTGATTAATAATTATCAGGACTATAGTTCAAGGAAACCTTTGACCGATATGCACAGCCAAGCTGCTGCTTATGCTAGATTGGCTGAAACGACACCTTTGAAATCCATTTCTATAGATAAGGAATGTCTGAGTGAGCTGACTGATGATTCTGGCAGTATTATTGTGCTCCCTGTCTCAGCAGAGAGTGCAGGGTTGTTGCCTAAACGTAAAG
- the LOC104236221 gene encoding uncharacterized protein isoform X7, whose translation MLGISYGELFLLLGATAALIGPKDLPIIARTAGRFAGRSIGYVQLARGQFESVMQQSQARQVHKELQDTIAQLEAIRHEIRTISFMNPGPMTSRLVDSTNTAAANNAENTIDEKGPQISEKENILATITPEVLLFLSLLFSLSFASFSNGKIYVINNYQDYSSRKPLTDMHSQAAAYARLAETTPLKSISIDKECLSELTDDSGSIIVLPVSAESAGLLPKRKGI comes from the exons ATGTTGGGAATTTCATACGGAGAGCTATTTCTCTTGCTTGGCGCTACTGCTGCTCTTATTG GACCTAAAGATTTGCCAATCATAGCAAGAACAGCTGGCAGATTTGCTGGGCGTTCCATTGGTTATGTTCAATTGGCCCGTGGTCAATTTGAAAGTGTTATGCAGCAGTCTCAAGCTCGTCAG GTGCATAAGGAACTGCAAGATACCATTGCTCAACTGGAAGCCATACGTCATGAAATTCGAACTATCTCTTTTATGAATCCTGGTCCAATGACATCGAGGCTAGTAGACAGCACCAACACAGCAGCTGCAAATAACGCTG AGAACACCATAGATGAAAAGGGACCTCAAATATCCGAGAAAGAGAACATATTAGCAACTATCACACCTGAGGTTTTGTTGTTTCTCTCACTATTATTTTCATTATCTTTTGCTTCCTTTTCAAATGGAAAGATTTATGTGATTAATAATTATCAGGACTATAGTTCAAGGAAACCTTTGACCGATATGCACAGCCAAGCTGCTGCTTATGCTAGATTGGCTGAAACGACACCTTTGAAATCCATTTCTATAGATAAGGAATGTCTGAGTGAGCTGACTGATGATTCTGGCAGTATTATTGTGCTCCCTGTCTCAGCAGAGAGTGCAGGGTTGTTGCCTAAACGTAAAG